A DNA window from Daucus carota subsp. sativus chromosome 3, DH1 v3.0, whole genome shotgun sequence contains the following coding sequences:
- the LOC108213671 gene encoding vascular-related unknown protein 1: MGDSSAEESGWTFYLEDLLNTEQFDHENNSMQLPSACDDEMGSQSLCLVSDAASSASVMGSSKILSSKKRRTCIFSKRSSMASDDSLEDTASSPVSSPKVSDLNRKATMNRKQKECAEIIEECTSTSSTGLKRRGLCLVPVSTIVNFLG; the protein is encoded by the exons ATGGGAGATTCTTCAGCAGAGGAAAGTGGTTGGACTTTCTACTTGGAAGATCTCTTGAACACTGAACAGTTTGATCATGAAAATAACTCTATGCAGCTTCCCTCTGCTTGTGATGATGAAATGGGTAGTCAGAGCCTTTGTCTCGTTTCTGATGCTGCTTCATCAGCCTCGGTTATGGGGAGTTCGAAAATATTGAGCTCCAAGAAGAGGAGAACCTGTATATTTAGTAAGAGATCTTCCATGGCGAGCGATGATTCATTAGAAGATACGGCTAGTTCTCCTGTTAGTAGTCCTAAG GTCTCCGATTTGAACCGGAAGGCTACTATGAACAGGAAACAGAAAGAATGTGCAGAAATTATAGAG GAATGTACTAGCACATCCTCAACGGGACTGAAGAGAAGGGGACTTTGCTTGGTACCGGTTTCCACCATTGTGAACTTCCTCGGTTGA